The window AAAGCCTCAAGCACTGATTGAAGAATGGCAAGGTTTAGGCGCAAGTTTTGCATCACATTAATTGCTTTGGTGTTGCTTGTGCTCATAATAACAGTGGTCTTGAAGGCACTTACACCAGAGGACTCTGCTGGTGTGGAGCTGTTCCCAGACAGAAAGAACGAGAtccagaaagaaaacaacaacaaacctgATCAGACCAAAATTAATGACTCTGCTCAGTCAGACAAAGATGCAGAACTGGAGGCCACACTGAGAAAGTTCCCTCCCCCAAACTACTATCTCCATGCCTTCTACTATGCATGGTATGGGAACCCCAAGTTTGATGGCAAATACATCCACTGGGACCACCCGCAGCTGCCACACTGGGACTTTAAGGTGGCTCAGGGATATCCACAAGGCAGACACAGCCCACCTGATGACATCGGGTCCAACTTCTACCCCTCTTTAGGGGCTTATAGTTCCAGGGATCCCTCCATTATAGAGGCTCATATGCAGCAGCTGCGTACAGCAGCCATTGGTAAGAAGTTCACCTGAACTTAACTCCAGGGCTGAACAATAAGTTAACATTATCACTTGTCTTTTTCCAATGAAACTGTTTTGTGATGATATCATGATACTGTGATATTATGAAGTCCATACTGACCtgattaattaacattaaatacagtttcttcgTCAGCATCAATATAAAATTCTGTGTTTCTGCTATGACATTCATTCAGTTATGTTGGGCTGCCGACTAGCGCCACAGCACTTCCTGGCTTCATGTTAACATACATAAAAATGatctggggaaaaaaggagCACTGGTGTAGGATCAGTACTCGGTATTGGCAGATACCCTGAGTTGAGGTATCAGAATCTATATCGGGAGGGAAAAAGTAGGATTGGTGCGTCCTTATTGAAATTACAAATCCAGTAATAAAATATACTATACAATAGAGCAGATGTATGCAtaatcacatttaaaataatcaaactgatcTTCAATGCATtaactgtgttccactgttatACAGTGAATCTGATAAAACCCTACCTACATTATAAagcaaaaaatctaaattagctaattttgttcattttcattattatcatcGCGTGGTTATGCCGTATATGTCGATAAATGATTATATTGAGTTACCGCCCGCTCTATATTATAATACATAATGCAGTGATGATAATCAGCAAACTGGTTGTACAACTTTTAGGttttgcagttttctttttaaaatttttttattatttttggtgtCGTTTTTGGACATCACACTTTACTGTAGtgttatatttaaattaaatggcCTTTTATCTCTGTAACTTATCATTTTGttaacaaaactgaaaatttaATGTGATTTAACATACATTATCCATGTTTTGGCTGATATCAGGAAAATTATTGTCAGCATGTACATTTCTGCCCCTCCTGTATTACTCCCACAGCATATTTAATATCACTGCAATACATTTACACTATATGAGTAACTTATTATATTAATGAACAGTTATCTgagtgttttcattcattcaggtTCGGAGTTCATATTTGTATGATGTGTTTATTCTCAGGTGTCATCGCTGTTTCCTGGTATCCTCCTAATACGAAGGATGATAATGGTGAGCCAACAGATGACTTTGTGCCTTTGCTGCTGGAAGTGGCACATAAATACCATATTAAGGTCTGTACAAAGATATGAGTGAGTTAAATAGTTGTTTTGTATTCACCAGCAGGCTAAATGTTTGATGTACAGAGTTCCTTAAAACATCTGGTACTAAATATATTGCCATTGAAAGTGTTTATCCTTTATTGTTGCTGTCATGTATGTGTTTACAGGTAGTGTTTCACATTGAACCATACAAAGGAAGAGATGAAGTCAACATGTTCACTAATGTCAAATACATCATTGAGAAGTGAGTGGTGCAGtgtttcttcagtgttgtcagtCAAATGTCAGCACCATGATCTTACACTCCCTCTGGAAATCATTCTGTCATGATTCATCACATCAGTCCAATAATTATCACGTTTGCATCAGTCTTTCTATCCCTGTGACATTTTCCTTTCTTCAATTTTTCATCTTGTGTCCTATACCTCCTCCTTTTCTCAGATATGGAGAGCACCCTGCTTTCTTCAAGTACCGGACAAACACTGGCAAGCTTCTTCCACTCTTCTATGTGTATGACTCATATCTGATGAACTCAGAGCAGTGGGCCAAACtgctaaaacacacagagagtaaCAGTATCAGGGATACCCCATATGACGCCATTTTCATCGCCCTGCTGGTTGAGGAGAAACATAAGAGGGATATCCTGACTGCCGGGTTTGATGGTGTCTACACCTACTTTGCTACTAATGGTTTTTCCTATGGGTCAACTCAGCGGAATTGGGACTCTATTAAAGCTTTCTGCGAAGATAACAACCTGATATTCATCCCAAGTGTGGGCCCTGGGTATATTGACACAAGCATTCGACCCTGGAACTTCCAAAACACTCGAAATCGCATCAACGGCAAATACTACGAAACCTCGTTGAGTGCTGCATTACAGGCCAGGCCTGATTTTATCTCTGTAACATCTTTTAATGAATGGCACGAGGGGACTCAGATTGAAATGGCAGTTCCCAAAACAAGCCAGACTGTGTATCTGGACTACCTGCCCAATAAGCCTGCAATCTACCTGGAGATAACTCGCAAATGGGCTGCGATATTTGGTGGTGAGAGACGGAAATGGCAGGAATGATCTAAGAACCGTAGCCGTAATGTTTATTCATGGTTGcataaaataattacacaaaagcTAAATGAAGTTCTAATTGCAGAATGCgcaacaaaatgcaaattatgAATATCTATGAGAACAGCCAAATGATTTGCAAATCCACACGCAAGTGAACTACATTATCTTAATTTTGGCTGCAGTGAtgtatgtgattattttttttacacttgagtgaattattgttaatttaaattatgttttattacttCTTGTTTACACAGCCTTGAACATTTTTGTCATCACTGTATCCAGCTGAAACTGCATAGGCATGTTTTGCTGTCCTGTAATCTGTTACCATATTAAACCTCTGTAGAAATGAATAAAGTGCACTTTGGAAAGGAAGGCAAGATGCAAGTAAACAAAGCAAAAGCTGTTGCCTCACTCTGCTTCCAGCTCTGCCTCCAAAAACAGTACAAGAAAAAGCACCACAAAGATCTTGATATTTGAAAGGCATGTCAACCTCAAATCTAAGATGAATCATAGTGATGACAACAGCAGAGGGATGACAGGACAGCAGTTCAGTTATTGAAACAGGCAAAGAGACCAGAGAGAGTGGAGAGCAAAACCAAGATTATTTCTATATGTGGAATAATTTACCTTCTTATTAATGGTCTGACTCCATGGTACATGCCTGGTACATGTTGTCATGATGTcaaagtgtgtttctgtctgaatGCTTCACTTACAGACACTTAAACGCCtctctgattttattttggaaCTTCTTTGCGGCAGATTTTGCATATTGGGAGGAAAAGTTTAATTTCATGTCACTGTTATAAGATTAAAATGCATGTGATGAAACAGAATAATAACTTCTCCATTTCACAGTGCATCAGTATTTCTATTGGCTGAACGAACACATCCTCTTGGTAAAAGCTGAACAAAGGTGAACTCTGACTTGCGAGTCCATTGGTGCTGCTGGAGGTCGCACTGAAAAAGGAAACGCATGCTTGAATttcatcatttcagtcattcGGGCTTCAATAGAAGTGAATGGGAGATATTGAAATATTTGCAGGATGGAAGTATGATGTGATCATACCTTACAGTAaatctgcaataactgatttataTGACTTGGGGGTAgcaaaaacaagttgtgaaaacaacattaaagcaTCTCCTTTTAGGATGATGTTGCGAACTTGCTAcgacggagcaacattatcattcatttggagtcatgtttctggtcacctggtgaatgtaagtttaatattcactctcttttagctcagtttttggtctctaccaactcctgagagaaatatctggctctttagctgctaaatgctctactgTGTTTACCAGCTAGTTGCTATCTGTGTCTGTTggtcatttggtgctgagcagctagtgtacagtggattttagAACATTTTCTCGCTAAAAACGTTGCTATGAGAACCAtgagagtaaaccaaaacagtaaagttgtggtccggacagctaaacaatgagctaaaactcGCTATAAAGGCACGTAAGGCCAaagggagctgcagattcaggtgataattttctgtagGTTCATTACTACTGGCTTCACATTGTTgcttcattgttttcacatttattcaacctttattttaaCTCATATATGGAGGTGGAGACCTCATTTACAATCTAGCCGAGTAAGATACATTTGATACCttgttattacaaaaatatctATTATAGCTACTTTAAGCCTGCCTTACAAACTGGGGTCATGGAGTTGGAAAAATGTGGGAGTTTACCAGGCAGAGAGGGGGTCCAATGAAAGACGCTACTGAGATGCAGTATGGGAATTGgaggattcagtgtttttggagcgTGACCCATACAAGGGACTAAAAGTTgtgatatctcagcctctgctccTTAGATTTTgacctttcttttttaaaatctttctctCACAAGCctcccaactttatggaagtgcaataatAAATCGCTACAGTGCCCCTTTAAATGGTTCATTAATGAACTTATAGGGATTACTGGTGATGTTAAAGGTTTAATGGTGCTAATAGCCCCATTTGGAAGCTCAAGTGCCTCTTTGTTATTTGTAGAATAATTAACCACCTTTATGTACTGAAATTAACTGATGTTTGATTGAGTTAGACGTTGTGGTGCATTATCATCACTGACTCTCGGTCATAGTTCAGCCTTTGGCTTACAGCTACATCACTAAAAGGCAACCATGTACCATAAACCTCCCATTACTCTGTTATTTGGATAAACAGTCGACACAGGCCAAGTGAGGGGAAACCTTTTGAGCCGAGCTTCCTCGCAGCAGAAATGATTCACCTGTTTATTCAAATGAGAACCGTGAACAGATGATTGAAGAAGTGTAATATGCACTAACACCGAATCTCAGCatcccccccaacacacacacacacacgctggaACTCCGCCACAGCCTGCAGCTGCATTGACAGTAAACAGAGCAAGGTAGCGCATGGGCAGCCAGCAGGGAATTATTCCACATCGCATCACATCCCTGAGCATACATGGCGTGCTCACATACCGAGCTATGAATTTAGTGTGCACGCTGACGGGGTAGCCgccaatgtatttttttgtgtgtgtgtttgtttttgttttttgcagccATCATTCTTTGCGTCGGTGTGCAGCAGTGGGGAGGATTCAGCGCACATTGCTACAGTAGGTACCATCATTTTCTGGATCAAGACGATGGATGTGGGCTCATCCGGATCTATTCCTGCAAATACGGCGGACGGACGcgattttttatttcaaacgCATCCACATCTTCCATATGTTGCAAGGTGTCTTTGAAAAGGGTACGGACCTCTGGAGGAAATGAGAAGAAAGGTCTATTTTGACTCACGCCTGTCGAGATGGTGAGTGAAATGCATGGCTATTTTTCCCCGCACCCCATGGCTGAGCAGCGgtacctatttttttttttatttatttttttttttcgatGGCAAATTCTCGCCAGCTAATTAGAAATGATCTCCACAGAAAAATGTCACAGTGAATTCACTGATGGGCGCTttcccatttttcatttttacattcttACTGCACTGGACAGTTAAGGGAATATAAAGGTTTTTCTCCAGTGAAGGCGACTTGTATTTCAAATCTTAACATTGCACTCTTAGTCGTGTTTGCGTTGCACGTATATTTGTCAGCACCATCCTCCACGCTATTACATATATTCTGCGCGTTTTTGGTGCACAAAAGGGTGTTGTGTTAGGCAACACATGAAATATCCAAGTGAGTCTCCAATATTCTCATCAACTTCGATGCAGTGTCACGCCAAAAGACAACCAGTTCTAACAGTGGCTCGCATCACGTTTTAAAATGACCTTCAGTGCTCGGTGGCTGGAAATTGATTTTCACCTGGGATGGAGTGTCCTTTTACAATCAGTGGCCTTCCTGACAGAATGCacataaatcaaaacaaatgttattttgcaGGACATGAGCGCTTTCCTTTTGCCCTTTAGCCTGTTACTAAAACCACATCAGGGATTTGATGCATCTCTGTGACTGATGCTAAATCTGTGGTTGCGTTTTTTCTGCCTCTCCAGTCATTTCAAACGTAGCTGTGCTGCAGACTACTCACCCATGCGGTGCTCTTTTCGTGTCCCAAATACATCACAATGCATTTGGCAAAAACCATGTTATTTAAAATCTGAATGAATGCCTGAGCTGTACATGTCTGATGTTTCACTCCTGTCTGATTTCTTGGTACAGAGAtggaagagaggaaaataacaaCTGTTACCCTCTCATGTTAAATACTCTGACCTTAGCACATCACCATGGAGACACTATAACTTTACCACACACTGCATATTTAATAGGCCTGATTTTGATCCCTACTCTAGTGTACACTTCAGCCTTTCTGAATCTATATTGTGTTTTACATATATGACACCAACATATGAATGTATGCATGGGCTGCATCCTCTGTAAAGCAAAGAGCTTTTTGTCGCTGCTGacagaaaacatgtttcagtggTGTAAGAGGATTTGcctacatgaaaatgtattgatatCGTAAGCCTTTAAAAGGAGTTGCACTCATCTGGCCCTGGTTCATGTGGCCTTTGTGCACGGATCTTTGTACCTAAGTCACATATGGGAGAGATAAAGGGTGCTGTCATACATAAGGCCAATATCATTCCCCATATGTCATATTGGACAGATGATGTGAGGAAAATCAGTGTTGGAGATCGTCTTATTGATTTAAATCTGCCTTAGTGATGTGTTTCAAGGTCTGTTTCTGTACTTGGTGTCTCAGTCTGCTTGTATGGCCTCGCAACATGCAGGTGTGTTGAGCCCTAGACAGCTGGAGAGTCAGGGGGCCTTTTTACTCTCCTCAGCCTTAAGATGGCAGCATTCTTTTACAATACATTGTGTATGCCAAAAACTAATATCAGCTGGAAGCTTACATCCATGCTTAACTAGCAAATTTGAAATAACATCCATGATTAACTGGAAATTTTGCAATAACCttagtgttttggttttatttcccAGCTAATTTAAAAGATGTTTGTGGAGATGAAGCTTATCTCTGCATGTTGATTGCATATAACCTTCAGACATGATGCTGCATGCTTTTTCTGTGGTGATGTTCTCTTTATTTTCCCCATCTCTTGCACTAATTGATTCTctctgattctctctctctgctcgtAAAGGAGGCATCATTAAGAAGACCTGTACATTCAAGATCAAGCCCACCTCATTAGATCATTACAGATCATTATTATTCTACGTAAGAGTAGAGTCTATGAGCACTGAATCATAAAGAAGATTGATCTCACTGTCAACCCAATGTAGGAACTGCTGCCTCCGATTCCCACAACCTCTACTCTTGCTTGGATTTCAGCATTCAGTCAAATCCACCAGGTTTGTATTATAATGTGCCTGAGGaggcaacacatttttttaatgagtaTTGATCCAAAGTAGTGGGTGCCTTATGCATGGCAGGGTATAAACTCATAGTTTATAGCAAGAATAGGAACACTGTGTTCACATGCAGATGCTCACAAGCCAACTGTATTTAATTGAGGCACAAATGATGTTCAGAGTCAATGATCCAGTATAATAGACATTATAAACACATGGTGGTAATGTGCAACACCTTTACATGATTAAGTGATTAGTCTGGatgttgtattttgttgatCATGACTTTATTCTGGCTTTTCTTCTTTGGTGTGCCCTTTTCAGGACAGAGTATGCCATCTGCACCTTTTCACAGAATCCTACGACCCCTTCTGCTCGGCACTTTCATACTGGGATGCTTTGTGACTCTgtttttgatgtattttaaaCCATCCACCAGCTGGTTATCAGGTCCTGTAGAGTCAACAGTATCCACAGACCGGGTTAAGAACCTCTTTTCCACCAAGAGCGATAGAAACGTGACCACCGTGCTGATCTGGCTCTGGCCCTTCGGACAAACCTACGACCTGAGCGTGTGCAGCTCTCTCTTCAACATCGATGGCTGTTTCATCACAGCGGACAGGAACCTCTACAACAAGTCGGATGGGGTCGTCATTCATCACAGAGACATCTGCACTGACCTGTCCAACCTGCCACCGCTCCAGCGACCATCCTTCCAGAAGTGGATATGGATGAACTTGGAGTCGCCGTCGCACTCCTCCCAGCTGCCTGGGATCGAGAACCTGTTCAATCTGACTCTTAATTACCGTCAGGATGCTGACATTGAAGTGCCTTATGGGTCCATCGTAGCAACGGAGGGCGAGGAGGACTTCGTCCCACCCAGCAAAAACAAGCTTATCTGCTGGATTGTGAGCAACTGGAACCAGGACCACGTGCGAGTGAAATACTACAATGAGTTGTACAAACACATTGAGGTTCACGCGTATGGACAAGCCTTTGGGGAATACATCTCTGACCAAGACTACTTCCCCACCATCGCCAGCTGTAAGTTCTACCTGGCTTTTGAGAACTCCATCCACAAGGACTACATTACAGAAAAACTGTACAACCCGCTTTCTGTAGGGACAGTGC is drawn from Siniperca chuatsi isolate FFG_IHB_CAS linkage group LG15, ASM2008510v1, whole genome shotgun sequence and contains these coding sequences:
- the manea gene encoding glycoprotein endo-alpha-1,2-mannosidase, which translates into the protein MARFRRKFCITLIALVLLVLIITVVLKALTPEDSAGVELFPDRKNEIQKENNNKPDQTKINDSAQSDKDAELEATLRKFPPPNYYLHAFYYAWYGNPKFDGKYIHWDHPQLPHWDFKVAQGYPQGRHSPPDDIGSNFYPSLGAYSSRDPSIIEAHMQQLRTAAIGVIAVSWYPPNTKDDNGEPTDDFVPLLLEVAHKYHIKVVFHIEPYKGRDEVNMFTNVKYIIEKYGEHPAFFKYRTNTGKLLPLFYVYDSYLMNSEQWAKLLKHTESNSIRDTPYDAIFIALLVEEKHKRDILTAGFDGVYTYFATNGFSYGSTQRNWDSIKAFCEDNNLIFIPSVGPGYIDTSIRPWNFQNTRNRINGKYYETSLSAALQARPDFISVTSFNEWHEGTQIEMAVPKTSQTVYLDYLPNKPAIYLEITRKWAAIFGGERRKWQE
- the fut9a gene encoding 4-galactosyl-N-acetylglucosaminide 3-alpha-L-fucosyltransferase 9; the protein is MPSAPFHRILRPLLLGTFILGCFVTLFLMYFKPSTSWLSGPVESTVSTDRVKNLFSTKSDRNVTTVLIWLWPFGQTYDLSVCSSLFNIDGCFITADRNLYNKSDGVVIHHRDICTDLSNLPPLQRPSFQKWIWMNLESPSHSSQLPGIENLFNLTLNYRQDADIEVPYGSIVATEGEEDFVPPSKNKLICWIVSNWNQDHVRVKYYNELYKHIEVHAYGQAFGEYISDQDYFPTIASCKFYLAFENSIHKDYITEKLYNPLSVGTVPVVLGPPRQNYENFIQGDAFIHVDDFTSPKELADYLLLLDKNEEMYLRYFEWRRHFKVKKAYFWAEHTCLACDYLRRHKEYKAFNNLDKWYWGG